Proteins from one Pontibacter korlensis genomic window:
- a CDS encoding WcaI family glycosyltransferase, which yields MKKPRFLLIGYNFYPEPTGIGKYSGEMVLWLSKRGYDCTVITTFPYYPYWKVQEPYNKNKFWYKTEKQAFESGGKLTVHRCPIYVPSKPSGLKRILLDMSFLLTAFLKLFQILFANKFDVVFTVAPSFQLGLLGALYKKICKSKLYYHIQDMQIEAARDLKMIKSERIIKTLLRVEKYIFYQTDVISSISEGMVTKIKEKAKKDVFLFPNWTDTALFFPIADRAELKMNFGFEASDMIILYSGAIGEKQGLEAILYSAKHFENMERWKFMICGSGPYTGKLKALAEDLKLQNIFFFPLQPIEKFNQFLNLADVHLVVQRASASDLVMPSKLTTILAVGGLALVTANKGTGLHALVNRYNIGVLVDAESQDELNKGISKALLSEERINIRANARAYAEKFLSIDSIMNTFEMSVYHNSYNTLSQKTI from the coding sequence ATGAAGAAACCACGGTTTTTACTTATTGGCTATAACTTTTATCCAGAGCCCACAGGTATAGGAAAATATAGTGGTGAAATGGTATTATGGCTTTCTAAAAGAGGATATGACTGCACTGTTATTACTACCTTCCCATATTACCCGTATTGGAAAGTACAAGAACCTTACAATAAAAATAAGTTTTGGTACAAAACCGAAAAACAAGCGTTTGAATCTGGAGGTAAGCTAACGGTTCATCGGTGTCCTATATATGTGCCTTCCAAGCCATCAGGCTTGAAAAGAATCCTGTTAGATATGTCTTTTTTGTTAACAGCATTCCTGAAACTATTCCAAATTTTATTTGCAAATAAGTTTGATGTCGTGTTTACAGTGGCTCCATCTTTCCAATTAGGATTGTTAGGAGCTTTATATAAAAAAATTTGCAAGTCTAAGTTGTATTATCATATTCAAGATATGCAGATTGAGGCAGCAAGAGATTTAAAGATGATCAAATCCGAAAGGATTATAAAAACTTTGCTTAGGGTAGAAAAGTACATCTTTTACCAAACAGATGTTATAAGCAGTATTTCGGAGGGAATGGTTACAAAAATTAAAGAAAAGGCAAAGAAAGATGTTTTTCTGTTTCCAAATTGGACAGATACGGCTCTATTCTTCCCAATTGCAGATCGTGCTGAATTGAAAATGAATTTTGGTTTTGAGGCCTCTGACATGATAATTTTATATTCTGGAGCTATTGGAGAGAAACAAGGATTAGAAGCCATTCTATATTCAGCAAAACATTTTGAGAATATGGAAAGATGGAAATTCATGATATGTGGTTCTGGTCCGTACACAGGAAAATTGAAAGCTCTAGCTGAAGACTTAAAACTTCAGAATATTTTTTTCTTTCCGTTACAACCCATTGAAAAGTTCAACCAATTTTTAAATTTAGCTGATGTACACTTAGTAGTTCAAAGAGCCAGCGCTAGTGATTTGGTTATGCCTTCTAAGTTAACTACTATCTTAGCAGTCGGGGGTTTAGCATTAGTGACAGCTAATAAGGGAACTGGGTTACATGCGTTAGTTAACAGATACAATATTGGAGTTCTAGTTGATGCAGAAAGTCAAGATGAATTAAATAAAGGAATTAGTAAAGCACTACTTAGTGAAGAAAGAATTAATATCAGAGCCAATGCTCGTGCTTATGCTGAAAAATTTTTATCAATTGACTCTATCATGAACACGTTCGAGATGTCAGTTTATCATAACTCATACAATACCTTATCACAAAAAACCATTTAA
- a CDS encoding putative Ig domain-containing protein gives MNFLSTMSVLKQSFAQAILLVALFLPSTSFGQLPTQFNKVELLTGLKNSVNFEFAPDGRIFIIDRYGEILIYKPAMQTTVSAGTVSVFHDMEDGLLGIAFDPQFLSNQFVYLHYSHETLAKNRVSRFVMIGDQLDLSSEVVMLEWTSDRNGYYHAAGDMDFDSKGNLYIAIGDNTNHTAYAPLNEVDPNQSAERTSSNTNDLRGKILRIKPEPDGTYSIPEGNLFPNGVGGRAEIYVMGARNPYKIFVDKTNTDWLFWGEVGPDANTASDKGPEGMDEINITKSAGNYGWPYFSGNNEPYLNTYAQPNFYYDHTNPLNLSKWNTGPQSLPPAQPSWLNFFHECYLVGPRYYFDSSLDNPKKLPSDFNQAFFYYDFNTSKIWVSKMDLNGNLTLNEQFAADIITGAGFIDLKIGPDGQLYILEYGVGCCPNNVGSGKLVRVDYIGIDTNKPPQVTLTTDVVSGALPLNVNFSSDGTIDPEGNTLTFAWDFESDGIVDSNEKNPSYTYSEKGNYDAQLRVTDSNGASSSKSIKIYAGNHAATFQFVSPLDGGLISWEDNLDYNIVVNDAEDGSTKDGTIDCSALNLIPSFGHNTHSHDGFTINQCAGSFYLDPTSHDAQGQDDIFYVFKVNYTDSEGLTSFDQVTVHPKLMEAEFYDLQLNTRLYENTDKLGGGLYSVRALSHDSYVMLEGRNLHNINSVSYRVASTVGGVIEIHADSPEGTLISTVKVPVTGSLDSWTNASGSINNPGGKHDLYFVFKNIGAINLFDLNYIEFIGSGVSSDITPPNVYSVTALSKNQIGIKFNEPLDEASAEQVGAYSLDNNISIYSASLLEDKKTVMLSTSTMALQVENQLTINSSLKNESGIALSQNVVEYFTLNEVLVRINAGGPEVTLDGVQWQQHKYNSGGSISSQASTQEISNTISDAIYQTEVNGIFSYSIPVPQAGKYDVKLHFAETYYKKIGERVFNVDVENGQKALANYDIIAKAGFATAVIEVLNDVSVEDGYLTLTFRGVVNKAKLSAIEVLYAKDSGQEPSIILTSPLNNTSVAQPFDVNFKVNYWAVGSRDSHIHKIVDGIDRGDITTISPTTFSDLAIGTHTIKLVLANADHSLTDYSDEIQVKVVEELICADNPFPLKLTEHIIGSDLPYRSPYIFEADLNGDGYEDIVTGGWWYRNPGALGGEWKQNVIGAPMNNMVLLHDFDKDGDIDIFGTQGKYTSSLLAWAQNDGKGNFITHTNIPAGADDSFIAGATIGNFDGVENTQLVITWNGAEVDKTPVQMLTIPADPVNEPWTIKNISPNAVGESITAGDIDNDGDLDLFQSKNWLRNDNGSWAVFSTGIVLPTNPERNALVDLNKDGILDAIVTQSGADQEIYWFQPSADPTKAWTKHTVGTDVDGGLSLDVIDFDFDGDLDVITGEWRNEHRLIAFENDLCITGTWIKHILHPGGTAAPDHHDGTQTVDIDNDGDLDIISVGWDKRTPRIYYNDGSTMGNTSPVVSNPIPDQSATVGTAFSFTFPETTFSDADGDALAYAAALSDGSALPAWLSFDAATRTFSGSPGAADAGVVEVKVTASDGTESVSDLFSLTIVDANTAGTDVWLEAECASSLGSNWIEGSSTEASNGSYITIKTGLNSTSTAPTASQDIALFSLSVAQAGNYSLYTRMKAPSASDDSFWIRINGGSWISWGATTATRGSSFNWNSFPSGTVALPDGVNTIEIAYREDGLQIDKLYLSLGSTAPTGTGAEASNCGEGTSNQAPVVSNPIPDQSATVGTAFSFTFPETTFSDADGDALAYAAALSDGSALPAWLSFDAATRTFSGSPGAADAGVVEVKVTASDGTESVSDLFSLTIVDANTAGTDVWLEAECASSLGSNWIEGSSTEASNGSYITIKTGLNSTSTAPTASQDIALFSLSVAQAGNYSLYTRMKAPSASDDSFWIRINGGSWISWGATTATRGSSFNWNSFPSGTVALPDGVNTIEIAYREDGLQIDKLYLSLGSTAPTGTGAEASNCGEGLISSTTQTTSLAAGSAELEEEVKANIYPNPFEEDIKLQLSNVKESQDYVIKVYDAIGNPIYEQVFTSQKAGTNEINIYLPSFKIMPGLYFMHLESTDKSYRKIFKLVKRL, from the coding sequence ATGAATTTTTTGTCTACGATGTCAGTTTTGAAACAATCCTTTGCCCAAGCTATTCTTTTAGTGGCTTTGTTTCTTCCTTCAACTTCATTCGGACAACTTCCAACTCAGTTCAATAAAGTTGAATTGTTAACCGGACTCAAAAACTCTGTTAACTTTGAATTTGCGCCTGATGGTAGAATATTTATAATTGACAGGTACGGGGAAATTTTGATATATAAACCTGCTATGCAAACCACTGTATCGGCTGGTACTGTGAGTGTCTTCCATGATATGGAAGACGGCTTGTTGGGGATTGCTTTCGATCCCCAATTTTTAAGTAACCAGTTTGTGTACTTACATTATTCACACGAAACACTTGCAAAAAACAGGGTATCCAGGTTTGTGATGATTGGAGATCAACTGGACTTGTCTTCTGAAGTGGTAATGTTGGAGTGGACAAGTGATCGTAATGGTTATTACCATGCTGCCGGAGACATGGATTTTGATTCCAAAGGTAATCTGTACATTGCTATAGGTGATAATACCAATCATACAGCATATGCTCCTCTTAATGAAGTTGATCCTAATCAAAGTGCTGAGAGAACATCCTCAAACACGAATGACCTCAGGGGGAAAATACTTAGAATAAAACCGGAGCCGGATGGAACATATAGCATCCCAGAAGGTAATTTGTTTCCGAATGGTGTGGGAGGGCGAGCTGAAATTTATGTGATGGGAGCCAGAAACCCATATAAAATTTTCGTAGATAAAACCAACACAGATTGGCTTTTTTGGGGAGAGGTTGGGCCTGATGCAAATACCGCAAGCGACAAGGGGCCTGAAGGTATGGATGAAATAAACATAACAAAAAGTGCAGGAAACTATGGATGGCCCTATTTCTCCGGGAATAATGAACCCTATTTGAATACTTATGCACAACCTAATTTCTACTACGATCATACCAATCCGCTAAACCTATCAAAGTGGAACACAGGCCCCCAAAGCCTTCCGCCTGCTCAACCCTCATGGTTGAATTTTTTTCATGAATGTTATCTTGTTGGACCTAGATATTATTTTGATTCATCTTTAGACAATCCTAAAAAGCTCCCATCCGATTTCAACCAGGCCTTTTTCTATTATGACTTTAATACAAGTAAGATTTGGGTATCCAAAATGGACTTGAATGGTAACTTAACGTTAAATGAACAGTTTGCGGCAGACATAATAACAGGTGCAGGCTTTATTGATTTAAAAATCGGTCCTGATGGCCAGTTATATATTTTAGAGTATGGAGTAGGGTGTTGTCCTAATAATGTTGGCAGTGGCAAACTAGTTCGTGTTGATTATATTGGAATTGACACGAATAAGCCTCCGCAAGTGACTCTTACAACAGACGTTGTGTCTGGTGCATTGCCATTAAATGTGAATTTTTCTAGTGATGGTACCATTGACCCTGAAGGTAATACGTTAACTTTTGCCTGGGATTTTGAATCAGATGGAATAGTAGATTCTAACGAAAAAAATCCGTCCTATACTTATTCTGAAAAGGGAAATTATGATGCTCAGTTGCGCGTAACTGATTCGAATGGAGCCTCAAGCTCAAAATCCATCAAGATTTATGCCGGTAATCATGCTGCCACTTTCCAATTTGTCTCTCCACTTGATGGTGGTTTAATAAGTTGGGAAGATAATCTTGATTATAACATTGTAGTTAATGATGCAGAAGATGGATCCACTAAAGATGGTACTATCGATTGTAGTGCTTTAAATCTTATACCTTCTTTTGGTCATAATACACACTCCCATGATGGCTTTACAATAAATCAATGTGCAGGTTCATTCTACCTTGATCCTACAAGCCATGATGCACAGGGTCAAGATGATATATTTTATGTCTTCAAAGTAAACTATACCGATTCTGAGGGTTTAACTTCTTTCGATCAGGTTACGGTACACCCTAAACTAATGGAGGCTGAATTTTATGATCTGCAGCTTAACACCCGACTGTACGAAAATACGGATAAATTAGGAGGAGGACTATACTCTGTTAGAGCATTAAGCCATGATTCGTATGTCATGTTAGAAGGGCGGAATCTACATAATATAAATTCAGTTTCATACCGTGTTGCATCCACAGTAGGTGGAGTTATTGAAATTCATGCCGATTCACCAGAGGGTACACTTATTAGTACTGTAAAAGTGCCTGTTACCGGAAGTCTGGATAGCTGGACGAACGCTTCAGGATCGATAAATAATCCTGGAGGTAAGCATGATTTATATTTCGTGTTTAAAAATATAGGAGCTATAAATTTGTTTGATTTAAATTATATTGAATTTATAGGTTCTGGAGTATCATCAGATATTACGCCTCCGAATGTTTATTCTGTAACAGCTTTATCAAAAAATCAAATAGGTATTAAGTTTAACGAACCTCTTGATGAAGCTTCAGCAGAACAGGTTGGCGCGTATTCACTAGATAATAATATCAGCATATATTCTGCTTCCCTGCTAGAAGATAAAAAAACTGTTATGTTGAGTACTTCTACTATGGCTTTGCAGGTAGAAAATCAACTAACGATAAATAGCAGTTTAAAAAATGAAAGCGGAATAGCTTTAAGTCAAAATGTTGTTGAATACTTCACTTTAAATGAAGTATTAGTCAGAATAAATGCAGGGGGACCGGAAGTAACTCTTGATGGTGTGCAATGGCAACAACATAAGTACAACAGTGGTGGAAGTATCAGTTCACAAGCCTCAACTCAAGAGATAAGTAACACAATTTCCGATGCCATTTATCAAACGGAAGTGAATGGTATTTTTAGTTATAGTATTCCTGTGCCTCAAGCGGGAAAGTATGATGTAAAGTTGCATTTCGCTGAAACATATTACAAGAAAATAGGAGAGAGGGTATTCAATGTTGATGTCGAAAATGGTCAGAAAGCTTTAGCTAATTATGATATCATAGCGAAGGCTGGTTTTGCAACAGCTGTCATAGAAGTTTTGAATGATGTTAGTGTTGAAGATGGGTACCTAACTTTAACCTTTAGAGGAGTGGTGAATAAGGCTAAACTTTCTGCAATTGAAGTACTTTATGCAAAAGATTCAGGTCAGGAACCTTCTATTATTCTGACTAGTCCATTGAATAATACCTCTGTTGCCCAACCCTTTGATGTGAACTTCAAAGTAAATTATTGGGCTGTTGGAAGTAGGGATTCCCACATTCATAAAATAGTAGACGGTATAGATAGAGGTGATATCACTACTATTAGCCCTACTACCTTTAGTGATTTGGCAATTGGCACTCATACTATAAAACTTGTGTTAGCTAATGCTGATCACTCCTTGACTGATTACAGTGATGAGATTCAGGTAAAAGTTGTTGAGGAATTGATTTGTGCTGATAACCCTTTTCCTCTGAAGCTTACTGAACACATAATTGGTAGTGATCTACCATATCGCTCACCCTACATATTTGAAGCTGATTTAAATGGCGATGGGTATGAAGATATTGTAACTGGTGGTTGGTGGTACAGAAATCCCGGAGCCTTGGGTGGAGAGTGGAAACAAAACGTGATTGGTGCTCCCATGAATAATATGGTACTTCTTCATGATTTTGATAAGGATGGTGATATTGACATATTTGGAACACAGGGAAAGTATACCAGTTCGCTATTAGCCTGGGCTCAAAACGATGGGAAGGGTAATTTTATAACTCACACTAACATACCAGCTGGGGCTGATGACAGTTTTATAGCCGGAGCAACCATCGGCAATTTTGATGGTGTTGAGAACACGCAACTTGTGATAACCTGGAATGGAGCTGAAGTTGATAAAACGCCTGTTCAAATGCTGACTATTCCAGCCGATCCAGTGAATGAGCCATGGACAATAAAGAACATTAGTCCTAATGCTGTTGGAGAATCAATAACAGCGGGTGATATTGATAATGATGGCGACTTAGATCTCTTTCAGTCAAAAAATTGGTTGAGAAATGATAATGGATCATGGGCTGTTTTTTCAACAGGGATAGTACTGCCTACTAATCCGGAACGCAATGCATTAGTTGATTTGAACAAGGATGGTATATTAGATGCTATTGTTACTCAGTCAGGAGCTGATCAGGAAATATATTGGTTTCAGCCTTCAGCTGATCCAACAAAAGCTTGGACGAAACATACTGTAGGCACAGACGTTGATGGTGGTTTAAGCCTTGATGTCATAGATTTTGATTTTGATGGTGATTTAGATGTGATCACTGGAGAGTGGAGAAATGAGCATCGGCTTATAGCTTTTGAAAATGATTTATGCATTACTGGGACATGGATCAAGCATATTTTACATCCAGGTGGTACAGCAGCTCCAGATCATCATGATGGAACACAAACAGTGGATATAGATAATGATGGAGATTTAGACATTATATCTGTTGGATGGGATAAACGTACTCCTCGTATTTATTATAATGACGGAAGTACAATGGGAAATACTTCTCCTGTTGTTTCCAACCCCATCCCGGACCAGAGCGCCACCGTGGGCACGGCCTTCAGCTTCACCTTCCCCGAGACGACCTTCTCGGACGCGGACGGAGACGCGCTGGCTTACGCAGCCGCCCTTTCTGACGGCAGCGCCCTGCCCGCGTGGCTGAGCTTTGATGCCGCGACCCGCACCTTCAGCGGCAGCCCAGGTGCTGCAGATGCAGGGGTGGTTGAAGTAAAAGTAACAGCCAGTGACGGCACCGAGAGCGTTAGCGACTTATTTAGCCTCACGATTGTGGATGCCAACACTGCAGGCACTGATGTCTGGCTGGAGGCAGAGTGCGCATCCAGTCTAGGAAGCAACTGGATAGAAGGAAGCAGTACTGAGGCCTCTAACGGCTCCTACATTACCATCAAGACTGGGTTGAACAGCACCAGCACAGCTCCCACCGCTAGCCAGGACATCGCCTTGTTCAGCCTCAGTGTCGCACAGGCCGGCAACTACAGTTTATACACCCGTATGAAAGCCCCTAGTGCTAGTGATGACTCCTTCTGGATACGCATCAACGGCGGCAGCTGGATCTCCTGGGGTGCTACTACAGCTACGAGGGGAAGTAGCTTTAACTGGAACAGCTTCCCAAGTGGCACAGTAGCGCTCCCTGACGGGGTGAACACCATTGAGATTGCTTACCGTGAGGACGGGCTCCAAATAGACAAGCTCTACCTGAGCCTGGGCAGCACTGCCCCTACGGGCACCGGAGCGGAAGCCAGCAACTGCGGTGAAGGCACAAGCAACCAGGCTCCTGTTGTTTCCAACCCCATCCCGGACCAGAGCGCCACCGTGGGCACGGCCTTCAGCTTCACCTTCCCCGAGACGACCTTCTCGGACGCGGACGGAGACGCGCTGGCTTACGCAGCCGCCCTTTCTGACGGCAGCGCCCTGCCCGCGTGGCTGAGCTTTGATGCCGCGACCCGCACCTTCAGCGGCAGCCCAGGTGCTGCAGATGCAGGGGTGGTTGAAGTAAAAGTAACAGCCAGTGACGGCACCGAGAGCGTTAGCGACTTATTTAGCCTCACGATTGTGGATGCCAACACTGCAGGCACTGATGTCTGGCTGGAGGCAGAGTGCGCATCCAGTCTAGGAAGCAACTGGATAGAAGGAAGCAGTACTGAGGCCTCTAACGGCTCCTACATTACCATCAAGACTGGGTTGAACAGCACCAGCACAGCTCCCACCGCTAGCCAGGACATCGCCTTGTTCAGCCTCAGTGTCGCACAGGCCGGCAACTACAGTTTATACACCCGTATGAAAGCCCCTAGTGCTAGTGATGACTCCTTCTGGATACGCATCAACGGCGGCAGCTGGATCTCCTGGGGTGCTACTACAGCTACGAGGGGAAGTAGCTTTAACTGGAACAGCTTCCCAAGTGGCACAGTAGCGCTCCCTGACGGGGTGAACACCATTGAGATTGCTTACCGTGAGGACGGGCTCCAAATAGACAAGCTCTACCTGAGCCTGGGCAGCACTGCCCCTACGGGCACCGGAGCGGAAGCCAGCAACTGCGGTGAAGGCTTAATTTCTTCTACTACGCAAACAACATCTCTCGCAGCGGGAAGTGCAGAATTGGAGGAAGAGGTTAAAGCTAATATTTATCCGAATCCGTTTGAAGAAGACATAAAATTACAGCTAAGTAATGTCAAGGAATCACAAGATTATGTGATAAAGGTATATGATGCTATAGGTAACCCCATATATGAACAGGTCTTCACCTCACAAAAGGCAGGAACGAACGAGATTAATATATATCTTCCAAGTTTCAAAATTATGCCAGGATTGTATTTTATGCACCTAGAAAGTACGGACAAAAGTTATAGGAAAATCTTTAAATTGGTTAAACGGTTGTAG
- a CDS encoding glycosyltransferase family 2 protein, which yields MPLLDLTIAIPVRNEEKNLPGCLRSIGKDLAQKVVVIDSGSTDKTKEIAKHFGAEVLEFCWNGKFPKKRNWFLRNHRPKTKWVLFLDADEYLTQKFKEELRQALARDDKVGYWLSYTVYFLGKQLKGGYPLFKLALFRVGAGEYEQVDEEQWSQLDMEVHEHPILQGEIGTIRSKIDHQDFRGVSHYMLKHIDYAGWEAARFLRSSGKASLAANVNLTWRQRLKYRLMRSVFIGPAYFCGSFFLLGGFKDGARGFAFAVLKMSYFVQVYCKIRESKNV from the coding sequence ATGCCTTTACTTGACTTGACTATTGCCATTCCGGTTCGAAACGAAGAGAAGAATTTGCCTGGATGCTTACGGTCAATTGGAAAGGACCTCGCACAGAAGGTTGTGGTAATTGATTCCGGAAGTACAGATAAAACAAAGGAGATTGCCAAGCATTTTGGAGCAGAGGTATTAGAGTTTTGTTGGAATGGAAAATTTCCAAAGAAGCGAAATTGGTTTTTAAGAAATCATAGGCCCAAAACTAAATGGGTATTATTCTTAGATGCAGATGAGTACCTGACTCAAAAGTTCAAAGAGGAACTTCGTCAAGCACTGGCTCGTGATGATAAAGTAGGTTATTGGCTAAGTTATACTGTTTATTTCTTAGGAAAACAATTGAAGGGAGGATACCCGCTATTTAAATTAGCCTTATTTAGGGTAGGAGCTGGTGAATATGAGCAGGTTGACGAGGAGCAATGGAGCCAATTAGATATGGAAGTGCATGAACATCCTATATTGCAAGGAGAAATCGGCACGATCAGAAGTAAGATAGACCATCAAGATTTTAGGGGAGTATCACATTACATGCTTAAGCATATTGATTATGCAGGCTGGGAGGCTGCTCGTTTTTTAAGATCATCAGGTAAAGCTAGTCTAGCGGCTAATGTAAACTTAACCTGGAGACAACGTTTGAAGTACCGACTTATGCGAAGCGTATTTATTGGGCCAGCTTATTTTTGTGGTAGTTTTTTCTTGCTAGGTGGTTTTAAGGACGGAGCAAGAGGATTTGCTTTCGCAGTTCTTAAAATGTCTTATTTTGTACAAGTGTACTGTAAAATAAGGGAAAGTAAGAACGTTTAA
- a CDS encoding WcaF family extracellular polysaccharide biosynthesis acetyltransferase: protein MHNYDTVTGPSFSLKNRLGRVLWSLVSALLFRYSPNPMHRWRSFLLRSFGAKVGRGVHIYPKAKIWAPWNLELADQSSAADGAILYSQGKIYIGRRAVVSQGVHLCAGTHDYSQSGFPLITKPIYIGDHAWVAAEAFVHGGVSVGEGCVIGARSVVTKDMPPWMVCSGHPCKPIKKRIEEHQKQKFLQLQIT, encoded by the coding sequence ATGCACAACTATGATACAGTTACTGGCCCCTCATTTTCATTAAAGAATCGTCTTGGTAGGGTTTTATGGAGTTTGGTGTCAGCATTATTATTCCGTTACTCTCCAAACCCAATGCATCGTTGGCGGTCTTTTCTACTTCGTTCATTTGGTGCTAAGGTTGGTAGAGGTGTTCATATTTATCCCAAAGCAAAGATTTGGGCTCCTTGGAATCTTGAACTTGCAGATCAGAGTAGTGCGGCTGATGGAGCTATATTATATTCACAGGGGAAGATTTACATAGGTCGTCGGGCCGTCGTTTCACAGGGAGTACACCTTTGTGCCGGCACACATGACTATTCTCAATCCGGGTTTCCACTAATAACGAAACCCATTTACATAGGAGATCATGCTTGGGTTGCTGCTGAAGCATTTGTGCATGGAGGAGTATCAGTGGGTGAAGGGTGTGTGATAGGAGCACGTTCTGTAGTAACGAAAGATATGCCACCGTGGATGGTTTGTTCAGGGCATCCTTGTAAACCAATTAAAAAGAGAATTGAAGAGCATCAGAAGCAGAAATTTTTACAATTGCAGATTACATAA
- a CDS encoding P1 family peptidase has translation MIIFADQAQSQIPKRVREYGVRIGVLSTGKYNAITDVAGVTVGHTTLIKGDQVRTGVTAILPHTTNIFQQKVPAAVYVGNGFGKLAGTTQVQELGNLETPIVLTNTLNVATAMNAVVGYTLQQPGNEEVQSVNAVVGETNDGYLNDIRGRHVTETHVLQAIQEAKGGAVQEGNVGAGTGTVCFGFKGGIGTSSRVLPQNVGGYTVGVLVQTNFGGVLQVDGVPVGEELNQYYMNQRIKDSADGSCMIVVATDAPVDARNLERMAKRAMMGLAKTGGIASNGSGDYVIAFSSNPDLRIPYSTKDKTQAAPILRNDEMSPLFMAVIEATEEAIINSLFMAETMQGKENRTVEALPVNKVTKLLKKHHALKP, from the coding sequence ATGATAATCTTTGCAGACCAGGCACAAAGCCAAATCCCAAAACGCGTCAGAGAGTACGGTGTCAGGATTGGAGTACTTTCGACAGGAAAGTATAATGCCATCACAGATGTTGCAGGAGTAACTGTAGGGCATACTACTCTTATTAAAGGCGACCAGGTTCGTACTGGTGTTACTGCTATATTGCCACATACTACTAATATATTTCAGCAGAAAGTGCCTGCTGCCGTGTATGTTGGCAATGGCTTTGGCAAGCTGGCTGGCACTACGCAGGTGCAGGAGCTCGGAAATCTTGAAACTCCCATTGTACTTACTAATACCTTGAATGTAGCCACTGCTATGAATGCCGTGGTTGGCTATACTTTGCAGCAGCCCGGCAACGAAGAGGTACAGTCTGTTAATGCGGTGGTGGGAGAGACCAACGATGGTTACCTGAACGATATCCGCGGGAGGCATGTGACGGAGACGCATGTGCTGCAAGCTATACAAGAGGCAAAAGGCGGAGCGGTGCAGGAAGGAAATGTAGGCGCAGGTACCGGAACAGTGTGCTTTGGCTTCAAAGGAGGCATAGGTACCTCTTCTCGGGTATTACCGCAAAACGTGGGTGGCTATACTGTTGGTGTACTGGTGCAGACTAACTTTGGCGGTGTATTGCAGGTAGACGGGGTGCCAGTAGGGGAGGAGCTGAATCAGTATTACATGAATCAAAGAATCAAAGACAGCGCCGATGGCTCCTGCATGATTGTAGTGGCTACCGACGCACCCGTTGATGCACGGAACCTGGAGCGGATGGCGAAACGTGCCATGATGGGACTGGCAAAAACAGGTGGCATCGCCTCAAATGGCAGCGGCGACTATGTAATTGCTTTTTCATCTAATCCTGATCTGCGCATACCATACAGCACAAAAGATAAAACTCAGGCAGCACCTATACTTCGGAATGATGAAATGTCGCCGTTGTTTATGGCTGTAATCGAAGCTACGGAAGAGGCGATCATCAATTCGCTTTTTATGGCAGAAACGATGCAGGGAAAGGAGAACAGAACCGTAGAGGCACTTCCTGTTAATAAAGTAACTAAATTGCTGAAAAAACATCATGCACTCAAACCCTAA
- a CDS encoding class I SAM-dependent methyltransferase produces the protein MKTELLPFLSPEADVRELESYLEVPINNPSEGLMANAYYFNHAEWAEEYLTYCHRSEAFKRRWSAALGDWTDKIVVDIGCGPGNIFATLKGKPKLLIGIDVAPKSLELAKKEGYLPLLANAEKLPFTSGFADIVVMNAALHHCDDMGAILREAARLVKPGGLLVTDHDPQLSAWNYKGLAKLLWNSRLIIYKIKGYGFHKTDSQQQWGLACEIHHKPGHGVTKELFINILKPQGFEVNIFPHNHELGAEVLQGQKGKAELKYRLGSILSGRNPNADASALTLMCVARKSNTAAVET, from the coding sequence ATGAAAACTGAACTACTTCCTTTTCTATCTCCAGAAGCTGATGTAAGAGAATTAGAAAGCTACTTAGAGGTTCCCATCAATAACCCTTCTGAAGGGTTGATGGCTAACGCTTATTACTTCAACCATGCTGAGTGGGCAGAAGAATATTTAACCTATTGCCACAGGAGTGAAGCTTTTAAAAGGAGGTGGTCTGCAGCCCTCGGTGATTGGACAGATAAAATCGTAGTTGATATTGGGTGTGGGCCTGGCAACATATTTGCCACACTTAAAGGTAAGCCAAAACTATTGATAGGGATTGATGTGGCTCCTAAGTCCTTGGAACTAGCAAAAAAAGAGGGTTATTTACCATTACTTGCTAATGCGGAGAAACTACCTTTTACTTCAGGCTTTGCTGACATTGTCGTAATGAATGCAGCCCTCCACCATTGTGATGATATGGGCGCTATTTTAAGGGAGGCAGCTCGGCTAGTAAAACCAGGCGGGCTTTTGGTTACAGACCATGATCCGCAGCTTAGCGCTTGGAATTATAAAGGTTTGGCTAAACTTCTGTGGAACAGCCGCCTTATTATCTATAAAATTAAAGGATATGGCTTTCACAAGACAGACAGTCAACAACAATGGGGTTTAGCTTGTGAAATCCATCATAAACCTGGTCATGGCGTAACAAAAGAACTATTCATCAACATCCTGAAGCCGCAAGGATTCGAGGTGAACATATTTCCTCATAATCATGAATTGGGCGCTGAAGTCTTACAGGGGCAAAAAGGTAAAGCAGAATTGAAGTACAGGTTAGGCAGCATACTTTCGGGAAGAAATCCTAATGCTGACGCTAGTGCTTTAACTCTTATGTGCGTGGCCAGAAAAAGTAACACTGCAGCAGTCGAAACTTAA